One window from the genome of Armatimonadota bacterium encodes:
- a CDS encoding sialidase family protein — MRLKSKQVFIPSPGPGALVYGNSFYTRRDGVEKMAVRMVETRSDLMDAVEIAFSRDNGRTWSAWEARDCVAQTPQGLHRRVPAPGFVDPETDRLITIVLEGTLPTDDPLEGMTTYYLSYQVSTDGGRTNQVDEQIIQQGDYAPEHPLDGVWVGKNAIITGSRPYFRSRDGRLLFPMQVTPLGPDGEYWNPGGGATYTEAVVLIGAWREGLRMRWEVSQRVALEPAKSTRGAIEPTVAEMPDGRLLMVMRGSNDANLALPGCKWYAVSTDGGCAWSAPQPWTYDDGGGFYSPSSISLLLRHSNGRCYWLGNITPDNPRGNQPRYPLIIGEVDRANLLLIRDRVVVVDDRRPHDDPSLQLSNFDAHEDRENGDIILHVSRFDANAWHGDAYLYRLAPE, encoded by the coding sequence GTGAGACTGAAGAGCAAGCAGGTTTTCATACCCTCGCCCGGGCCGGGCGCGCTGGTGTATGGAAACTCGTTCTATACGCGCCGCGACGGGGTCGAGAAAATGGCGGTGCGCATGGTGGAGACTCGCAGCGATCTCATGGACGCCGTGGAAATCGCGTTCTCCCGCGACAACGGCAGAACCTGGTCCGCATGGGAAGCCCGCGACTGTGTCGCGCAAACGCCCCAAGGCCTTCACCGCCGCGTGCCGGCCCCGGGGTTCGTGGACCCCGAAACCGATCGCCTGATCACGATTGTGCTGGAGGGGACGCTGCCGACCGACGACCCCCTCGAGGGAATGACCACCTACTACCTGAGCTACCAGGTTTCGACCGACGGCGGGCGCACCAACCAGGTTGACGAGCAGATCATCCAGCAGGGCGACTACGCGCCGGAACATCCCCTCGACGGCGTGTGGGTCGGGAAGAATGCCATCATAACCGGGTCCCGCCCGTATTTCCGCAGCCGCGACGGCAGGCTGCTTTTCCCCATGCAGGTGACGCCCCTCGGCCCTGACGGCGAATACTGGAATCCCGGCGGCGGGGCGACTTATACCGAGGCGGTGGTATTGATCGGCGCCTGGCGCGAAGGGTTGAGGATGAGGTGGGAGGTCTCGCAGCGCGTGGCCCTCGAGCCGGCGAAATCCACCCGCGGCGCCATCGAGCCGACCGTGGCCGAGATGCCCGACGGCCGCCTGCTCATGGTCATGCGCGGCAGCAATGACGCCAATCTCGCGCTGCCCGGGTGCAAGTGGTATGCCGTTTCCACTGACGGCGGTTGCGCCTGGAGCGCGCCGCAGCCGTGGACTTATGACGACGGCGGCGGCTTCTATTCGCCCAGCAGCATCTCGCTGCTCCTGCGCCACTCCAACGGCCGCTGCTACTGGCTCGGCAACATCACGCCCGACAACCCGCGCGGCAACCAGCCCCGGTATCCCCTCATCATCGGCGAGGTTGACCGCGCCAATCTGCTGCTCATCAGGGACCGCGTGGTGGTGGTTGATGATCGCCGGCCGCATGACGATCCGTCGCTGCAACTGTCGAACTTCGACGCGCACGAGGATCGCGAGAACGGCGACATCATCCTGCATGTGAGCCGGTTCGATGCGAACGCGTGGCACGGCGATGCGTACCTCTATCGGTTAGCGCCGGAGTAG
- a CDS encoding proline--tRNA ligase, with amino-acid sequence MRASELLFPTLREVPTDAELPSHRLLLRGGFIRKLVAGVYSYLPLGWRVLRKVEAIVREEMDRAGAQELLLPALHPQELWQQSGRAGREDLLRLTDRGERDFILGATHEEAITDLVRQDVGSYRDLPFILYQIQTKFRDEPRPRGGLIRAREFIMKDAYSFDRDHAGMNAAYDRMEAAYERVFARCGLQYVKVDAEAVSMGGVEAKEFMLPSPSGEDLVFICPSCGYAASGDMAEYAAPQDGGVPHAAPALEKVSTPGMKTVDEVTAFLGVESARLIKTLIYRVGGKPVAVLVRGDRDLNQAKLSHAVNATDIALAEAALVREATGAAVGFAGPVGLKQMTIIADHELRGGANYVTGANEDDAHLVNVNPGRDFSVDQWASLRLVTGGDPCPRCRAPLEERRAIELGHIFKLGTYYSDRLNALYRAEDGSSRPVVMGCYGIGVSRIVAAAIEQGHDDNGIIWPLGIAPFHCAVVIVNLKDQAQRDLGEEIHRRLDEAGVEVLLDDRDQSPGVKFKDLDLIGIPLQVVAGKRAGEGLAEVRRRGHRGAEFKQAQAAAAWVQEQLAEAGMRS; translated from the coding sequence TTGCGCGCATCTGAGCTGCTATTTCCAACGCTGCGGGAGGTGCCGACCGACGCCGAGCTGCCGAGCCACCGGCTGCTCCTGCGCGGCGGGTTCATCCGCAAACTGGTGGCAGGGGTGTACTCCTACCTGCCGCTGGGCTGGCGAGTCCTGCGCAAGGTCGAGGCCATCGTGCGCGAGGAGATGGACCGCGCCGGGGCGCAGGAGCTGCTGCTGCCGGCGCTGCATCCGCAGGAGCTGTGGCAGCAAAGCGGGCGGGCCGGGCGTGAGGACTTGCTGCGCCTCACCGACCGCGGCGAGCGCGATTTCATCCTCGGCGCCACCCACGAGGAGGCCATTACCGACCTCGTGCGCCAGGACGTCGGCTCCTATCGCGATCTGCCCTTCATTCTCTACCAGATCCAGACCAAGTTCCGCGACGAGCCGCGTCCCCGCGGGGGGCTCATCCGCGCGCGCGAGTTCATCATGAAGGATGCCTACAGCTTCGACCGCGACCACGCCGGCATGAACGCGGCGTACGACCGCATGGAGGCCGCCTACGAGCGCGTGTTCGCGCGCTGCGGGCTCCAATATGTCAAGGTTGACGCCGAGGCGGTGTCCATGGGCGGGGTCGAGGCCAAGGAGTTCATGCTGCCGTCCCCCAGCGGCGAGGACCTGGTCTTCATCTGCCCGTCGTGCGGCTACGCCGCCAGCGGGGACATGGCGGAGTACGCGGCGCCCCAGGACGGGGGGGTGCCACATGCCGCGCCCGCGTTGGAGAAGGTCTCCACCCCCGGCATGAAGACGGTGGACGAGGTCACCGCCTTCCTCGGGGTGGAGAGTGCGCGGCTCATCAAGACGCTGATCTACCGCGTCGGCGGCAAGCCGGTGGCGGTGCTGGTGCGGGGAGACCGCGACCTCAACCAGGCCAAGCTGTCGCACGCGGTCAACGCGACCGACATTGCGCTGGCGGAGGCGGCGCTGGTGCGCGAGGCAACCGGCGCGGCCGTCGGTTTCGCCGGGCCGGTGGGGCTGAAGCAGATGACCATCATCGCCGACCACGAGCTGCGGGGCGGCGCCAACTACGTCACCGGCGCCAACGAGGACGACGCCCACCTGGTCAACGTCAACCCCGGTCGTGACTTCTCCGTTGACCAGTGGGCGAGCCTGCGCCTGGTCACCGGCGGCGACCCCTGCCCGCGCTGCCGCGCGCCGCTGGAGGAGCGCCGCGCCATCGAGCTCGGCCACATCTTCAAGCTGGGAACCTACTACAGCGACCGCCTCAACGCTCTCTATCGCGCCGAAGACGGCTCGTCGCGTCCCGTGGTCATGGGCTGCTACGGCATCGGCGTCAGCCGCATCGTCGCCGCCGCCATCGAGCAGGGGCATGATGACAACGGCATCATCTGGCCCCTGGGCATCGCCCCCTTCCACTGCGCGGTGGTGATCGTCAACCTCAAGGATCAGGCGCAGCGCGACCTGGGTGAGGAAATCCATCGGAGACTGGACGAAGCCGGCGTCGAAGTGCTGCTGGACGACCGCGACCAGAGCCCGGGGGTCAAGTTCAAGGACCTCGATCTCATCGGCATCCCCCTGCAGGTGGTGGCGGGCAAGCGCGCGGGCGAGGGTCTGGCCGAGGTGCGCCGGCGAGGGCACCGGGGCGCCGAGTTCAAGCAGGCGCAGGCGGCTGCCGCCTGGGTGCAGGAGCAGCTTGCGGAGGCCGGGATGCGATCGT